GGTGTGGACCCGCGCGCCAAGTACTGGCCCGTGGTGCGCCGCATCGACCAGGCGTACGGCGACCGCAACCTGGTCTGCTCCTGCCCGTCCTTGGAGGAGCTGGCAGAAGTGTTCTAACATGCCGGACCCCTGGCCGGCCGTGACGGCGGCCAGGGTGTTCGCAGCATATGCTTTGTTACGCTGACATCCGTGAGCTGCGCCACACGATTTGGTGCACCATGGCCTGTGGGGCGAAACTGGCACAACTTTATGCTCCGGCATAAGGGCAAGGGTCGGCGTCGTTCCAGTAGCGGCGCGAGTTCCGGCCACAGTAGCTGTACAGGTTTTTACAAAGAGAGACGGCCCGGGTTCCTTTGGAAGCCCGTCGCTGCCTTCGAAGGCGGGCCGTACGCAACAGCATGTGGCGTACGGCCCGCACCACCATCGTTCACACAGGAGTGGGATGTTTTCGAAAATTCTGGTTGCCAACCGCGGCGAAATCGCGATCCGGGCATTCCGTGCCAGCTACGAGCTTGGTGCCAAAACGGTTGCGGTGTACCCCTATGAGGACCGCACCTCCATCCACCGGCAAAAGGCTGACGAGGCCTACCTGATCGGTGAGGAAGGCCATCCCGTACGGGCCTACCTGGACGTGGCAGAGGTGATTCGCGTCGCCAAGGAAGCCGGCGCCGACGCCATCTACCCCGGCTACGGCTTCCTCTCCGAAAACCCCGACCTGGCCGCTGCCGCCCGCGACGCCGGGATCACCTTTGTGGGTCCGCCCGCCGAAGTGCTGGAGCTGACGGGCAACAAGGTCCACGCCATTGACGCAGCCCGCAAGGCCGGGATTCCCGTCCTTGAGTCGAGCGAGCCCAGTGACGACCTTGCATACCTGTTGGGCGCTGCCGCAAAGATCGGCTACCCGATCTTTGCCAAGGCTGTTGCCGGCGGTGGCGGGCGCGGCATGCGCCGCGTGGAAAAGGCCGAAGACCTCGAAGAGGCGCTCAAGGCCGCCATGCGTGAGGCTGACGCCGCCTTTGGTGACGCCACCATGTTCCTGGAGCAGGCCGTACTGCGCCCGCGCCACATCGAGGTCCAGATCCTGGCCGACAACGAGGGCAATGTCATCCACCTGTTTGAGCGGGACTGCTCCCTGCAGCGCCGCCACCAAAAGGTGGTGGAAATCGCACCGGCCCCGAACCTGGACGAGAACATCCGCAAGGCGCTGCACTCCGACGCCGTGAAATTTGCCAAGGCCATGGGCTACGTCAACGCCGGAACCGTCGAGTTCCTTGTTGATACCGTGGGCGAACGCGCCGGCCAGCACGTGTTCATTGAAATGAACCCGCGCATCCAGGTTGAGCACACCGTCACCGAAGAAATCACCGACGTGGACCTGGTCCAGGCCCAGCTGCGCATCGCCGCCGGGGAAACCCTGGCCGATCTGGGACTAAGCCAGGACACCGTCCAGGTGAAGGGTGCTGCGCTGCAGTGCCGCATCACCACGGAGGATCCCTCCAATGGCTTCCGCCCCGACGTCGGCAAGATCACCACCTACCGTTCAGCTGGCGGTGCCGGTGTCAGGCTCGACGGCGGCACCATCTACGCAGGTGCAGAGATCAGCCCGCACTTTGACTCCATGCTGGTCAAGCTCACCTGCCGCGGACGCGACTATGCGTCAGCAGTTTCCCGTGCCCGCCGCGCACTGGCCGAGTTCCGCATCCGCGGCGTCTCTACCAATATTTCCTTCCTGCAGGCGGTTCTTGCCGACCCGGCGTTCAACGCCGGGGACGTGGCCACCTCCTTCATCGACGAGCGTCCAGAACTGCTGAACTCGCACGTGTCCTCGGACCGTGGCACCAAGCTGCTGACCTGGCTGGCTGAGACAACTGTCAACAAGCCCCACGGTGAGCTGGCGGTGCTGGAAGACCCGGCCCGCAAGTTGCCCGCCGTCGACCTTGCCGATGCTCCCGCCGGATCCCGCCAGCAGCTGGCCGAACTTGGACCGGTCGGTTTTGCCGCGGCGCTGCGCGCACAAACCGCCGTGGCCGTCACGGACACCACGTTCCGCGATGCACACCAGTCACTGCTGGCCACCAGGGTGCGTACCCGGGACCTGCTCGCCGCAGGCCCGGCCGTGTCGGTGCTGACCCCGCAGCTGCTCTCGGTCGAGGCCTGGGGTGGCGCCACCTACGACGTCTCCCTGCGTTTCCTCGGTGAGGACCCGTGGCAGCGGCTGGCGCAGCTGCGCGAGGCTCTGCCCAATGTTTGCCTGCAGATGCTGCTCCGCGGGCGCAACACGGTGGGTTACACGCCGTACCCGGCAGAGGTCACCGACGCGTTCGTTGCCGAAGCCGCGGCCAGCGGGATTGACATCTTCCGCATCTTTGACGCGCTCAACGACGTGGATCAGATGGAGCCCGCCATCAAGGCCGTGCGCGCCACCGGCACTGCCGTGGCCGAGGTCGCCCTCTGCTACACCGGTGATCTCCTTGACCCGGCCGAGACCATCTACACCCTCGAGTACTACCTCGAGCTGGCCCAGCGCATCGTCGACGCCGGAGCCCACATCCTGGCTATCAAAGACATGGCCGGCGTGCTGCGCCCGGCCGCCGCGGCCAAGCTGGTCACGGCCCTGCGCGAGCGCTTCGACCTGCCCGTGCACTTGCACACCCACGACACCGCCGGCGGCCAGCTCGCCACCCTGATGGCCGCCATCAATGCAGGGGTCGACGCCGTCGACGTCGCCTCGGCTGCCTTGTCCGGCACCACCAGCCAGCCCTCGGCCTCGGCCCTGGTCGCCGCCCTCGCGCACACCGACCGCGACACCGGCATCGACCTGGCTGCCATCAGCTCGCTCGAGCCGTACTGGGAGGCCGTGCGCCGCCTGTACTCCCCGTTCGAGTCCGGCCTTGCCTCGCCCACGGGCCGCGTGTACCAGCACGAGATCCCCGGAGGCCAGCTGTCCAACCTGCGCCAGCAGGCGATTGCGCTGGGCCTGGGGGAGCGCTTCGAGGAAATCGAGGACATGTACACGGCAGCGGATAAGATCCTGGGGCACCTGGTCAAGGTCACGCCGTCGTCCAAGGTGGTGGGCGACCTGGCCCTGCACCTGGTTGGCATCAAGGCCGACCCGGCCGACTTTGAGGAGAACCCGCAGAACTACGACATTCCCGACTCGGTGGTGGGCTTCCTTGGCGGCGAGCTGGGCACCCCGCCCGGCGGCTGGCCCGAACCGTTCCGCACGAAGGCATTGCAAGGGCGCACCGTCGTGGACCGCATGGGCACGCTCACCCAGGCGGACAGCGAGCAGCTTGCCGGCGACAGCGACACCCGCCGTGCGGCGCTGAACCGGCTGCTCTTTGCCGGGCCCACGAAGGAATTTGAGGCTGTGCGCAAGACGTACGGTGACGTTTCGGTGTTGGACACCCGCGACTACCTGTTCGGGCTGCGCCGCGGCGTGGAGCACGCGATCGACCTGGGCAAGGGTGTGCGCCTCATCGCTGCCCTGGAGACCATCTCCGAAGCGGACGAGAAGGGCATGCGTACGGTGACGTGCAAGCTCAACGGCCAGAGCCGCCCGATCACGGTGCGCGATCGCAGCATCGAAAGCACCGTCAAGGCAACCGAGAAGGCCGATGAGTCCGTGCCCGGGCAGGTTGCCGCGCCGTTCGCCGGTGCCGTATCCGTCAAGGTGGCCGTCGGCGACGTGGTTGAGGCTGGTGCCACCATCGCCACCATCGAGGCCATGAAAATGGAGGCGTCAATCACGACGCCGGTCGGCGGCACCGTGTCCCGTCTCGCCGTCGCCGGGGTCGCCCAGGTGCAGGGCGGGGACCTCCTGGTGGTCATCTCCTAGCATCCGCGCCATCCCGCAAGAAGGGACAGTGTTTGCGGAAAGGGACAGTTGTCTAACACCGTCTCTTTCCGCCAACGCCGTCCTTTTTGCATCAACCCGCCGCCTGACGATGGACCGCGTACACCGAAACGAGAAATGCCGCCGTTTGACACAAATGCCAGGGATCAAACTGTGGCATTTGCGTCAAACGGCGGCATTTCTGCGCCGATGTATGTGCGCAGCCGTGCTGCGGCCCACTTGGCGTGGCTAGGCTGGTTTCTTGCTCAGGTAGATTTCTTCCACCACAGCGTCGAAGTCCTTCATCACCTGGGCCCGCTTGACCTTCAGGGAAGGCGTCAGGTGACCCGACGTTTCGGTGAAGTCGGAGTCAACAATCCGGAACTGCTTGATGGCTTCAGCGGACGATACCGAGGAGTTGGCCCTGGTCACAGCTGCCTGCACGGCTGCGATGACGTTTGGGTGCTTGGCAGCCTCGGCCACCGTGATGCCCGTGAGCAGACCGTGCGCCTTCCCCCACTGCGGCAGCGCTTCCTCATCGATGGTGATGATGGCCGCGATGAACGGGCGCTGTTCGCCGATGACAACGCATTGGGAGACGATGGCATCGGCCCGGATCTGGTCTTCCAATAGTGCTGGAACAACATTCTTGCCGCCCGAGGTGACAATGATTTCCTTCTTGCGCCCGGTGATCTTCAGGAATCCCTGATCGTCCAGTTCCCCGATGTCTCCCGTGCGGAACCAGCCGTCGATGAAGTTCTCGGCCGTCAGGTCATCGCGGCCGAAGTAGCCCTTCATGACGCAAACACCCTTGGCGAGGATTTCGCCGTCGTCCGCGATCTTCACGGCATTGCCCGGCAGAGGGGCGCCCACCGTACCGATCTTGATGCGCTCGGGGCGGTTCACCGTGATCGGGGCCGTAGTCTCGGTCAGGCCGTAGCCCTCCAAAATCTGCAGGCCGATGCCCTGGAAGAAGTGCCCCAGACGCTCCCCGAGGGGGCCGCCGCCGGAAACGGCGTGGCGGACATTGCCGCCCATGGCATTGCGGAGCTTAACGTAGACAAGCTTGTCGAAGACAAAGTGCTTGGCCTTCAGACCCAGGCCAACCTTGCCGTCCTGGACGGCACGGGAGTACTCGACGGCGGTCTTGGTGGCTGCGGCGAAGATCTTGCCCTTGCCTTCGCCCTCAGCCTTGAGTGCGGCAGAGTTGTAGACCTTTTCAAAGACGCGCGGGACGGCCAGAATGAAAGTTGGCTTGAAGCTTTGCAGGTCCTCGAGCAGGTGCTTGATGTCGGGGGTGTGGCCGACCTTGGCGCCGCCGGCCACTGCCAGAACTGAAATATACCGGGCAAAAACATGCGCCATGGGTAGGAACATGATTGTCTGCGAGCCTGGCGGCACTACGCTGTCGCCAAGCACAGCAAGGGCATTTTCACTGAGTTCCACAAAGTTGTGATGCATGAGCATGCAGCCCTTGGGGCGGCCCGTGGTGCCGGACGTGTAAATAATGGTCGCCACGTCGTCCAGGCCGTTCGCCGTGCGGGCTGCCTCGAGCGTGTCGTCGGCGACATCCCTGCCTGCTTCACGCAGGACGTCCAAGCCATCGCCTTCGAGCTGCCAGACGTGGGCAAGAGTGGTGAGAGCCTCATTGTGGGCCGCCTGGCGGATAATGTTTTCGTGGGAGCCGGTTTCAGCAAAAACGCCCACGGCCTCGGAATCGCCCAGGTTCCAGGCCACCTGCGACGGCGACGATGTTTCATAAATCGGCACGGACACGGCGCCGGCAAACCAAATGGCGAAGTCAACCAGCGCCCATTCATAGCGGGTGCGGGCCATGATGCCAACACGGTCGCCTACGTTGATGCCGGAGGCGATCAGCCCCTTGGCTATGGCGCAAACGTCCGCATGGAACTCCTTGGCGGAGACATCAACCCACACATTGTCTTCGTTCCGCCGGGCAAAAAGCGCCGGGTTGGTGGCCAATTTCGCCTGACGGAGCACAAAATCGGTGGTGTTCATGGTTCGGGGACTGACTACCTTGGCCGGAACGGAAATCTCTTGCACAATAGCTCCTTTGATATGTGGGCGTGCGATCGTGTTGCTTCACTCTATCTGCGAAGCGGCCGATCCAGCGGGAACATTTTGTTACTGATGAGTAACATTATGTTGTCCAGCTCACAGTTTCAATTTGAGCAGACCGCGCCACGAGGACAACTAGACTCGAAACCATGGTCTTACCGTTCCCTGCAATTCATCCCGCAACTATTGACAGTGCCGCTTCAGGTCCAGTCCGTGGCGCTCAGCAACCTCTGGCCATTGGCATCGACATTGGTGGGACAAAAGTTGCCGCCGGCGTTGTCAATGGTGACGGCGAAATATTGGCCGAATTAAGACGTTCGACGCCGGGACGTGACGCCCGCGCTGTTGAGCAGGTCATCGTGGAGCTGGTCGCTGAACTGGCCGCCCGCCATGACATCGGCGCCGTGGGCATCGGGGCTGCCGGTTGGATGGATCTCGCCGGAGACAACGTGGTGTTCAGCCCTCATCTGGCTTGGCGTGACGAACCACTGAGGGACACCATGGAGACCTTGCTGCAACGCCCCGTGTTGATCAGCAATGATGCCGATGCTGCGGCGTGGGCGGAATGGCGGTTTGGCGCGGGCCGCAGCCACAACCGGCTCATCATGCTGACACTGGGCACAGGAATTGGCGGCGCCCTGATGATTGACGGACGCATCGAGCGTGGCAGCTTTGGCATGGCGGGGGAGTTTGGGCATCAGATCATCATGCCCGGAGGGCACCGGTGCGAGTGCGGCAACCGGGGCTGCTGGGAACAGTACGCCTCAGGGAATGCACTGGGCCGTGAGGGCCGGGAGCTGGCCAAGAAGCAATCGCCCATGGCGGCAGGGCTCCTGACGGCCGTTGGTGGCAGGCACAAGGAGATCACCGGGAACGTGGTCACGGAACTTGCCCTGGCGGGTGAGCCAACGGCCATGGAACTGGTTGCCGAGGTGGGTGACTGGCTCGGCCTGGGCATAGCCAACCTGGCGGCGGCACTTGACCCGGCACTTTTCATCGTGGGAGGCGGACTCAGTGCCGCGGGGGACCTCATTTTTGAGCCCGCGCGTCGTGCTTTTTCACGAAACCTGACGGGGCGCGGTTACCGCCAGGAGGCACTTATCACGGCGGCCCAGCTGGGGCCGGTGGCGGGCTTGGTCGGGGCCGCGGACCTGGCCCGCCAACGCTTGACTGCTGACGCTGACGCTGACGCTTGACGCTGACGCTTGACGGCTGGCCAGGGCCGCCCGGCCGCGCAAGCCTAGCTGCCCAGAAGAAGGACTAGGACACGGAACAGCGACGGCCTAGACGACGGCGCCGTCGCCACTGTCGTGGTCGCGGTGGTTGGGCAGCCGGTACAGCAGGTAGCCGGTGCCGGCAATGAAGGCGACAATGACGGCTATGACCAGCAGCAGGGGGGCCTGGCGCCAAAAAATGGCTGAAAAGACCAGGAATAGCGGCCCGCCTGCGGCTCCGATCCAGGACGCCATGATGGCTGGATCGGACTGGCTCAGGCTGGGAAGTTCCTCCGGAACAAACTCGCCTTCGTCGTCCTCCACCGCATAATCGCGGGGGCCAAAGTCGGAATCCCCCCGCTGCCCGGGCGCCGCAGGTTCGTGAGGTGCCGGCCCGGACAACTGCTGCCAGACACCGAGCGGATCAAAATCAGTGACGCTCTTCGGGTCATTGTTTTTCGTATCGGTGCCAGTTGGCACGCCACTCCCGGCGTCGGCGTGGGGGTCAGTGTCCGTGTCGGCGTCGGGCAGAGACTGCGGGCTGTCCAGGAATGCGTCGTCGGGTTCTTCCAGGCGCGCCACCAGGTCACGCCACACCTCGTCGTCGTTTCCGCCGGTGTGCGGCACGCCCGCTCCGGGGTCAGATTGCATGAAGGTTCCTTCGAAAGAAGTCCGCAGACTCGGAAAAGATCAGCGGCGCGTCGTTGTCCACGGTGGCTACATGGTAACTGTTTTCCAGGGAGATCACCTGAACGTCGGTGCTGCCAATGCGCTGCTGCAGAATCTCAAGGCTTGAATCGGGAACCACATGGTCCACGGTCGACCGGAACACGACGGTGGGTGCTGTGATGCGGGGCAGCAGGGAAATGGTGTCGGTGAACAGTTGGGACAGTTCGTGGACCGCAGCAACAGGGGTGCGGGTGTAGGCGCCTTCGCTGATCCCGGGCACCTTGATGTCATCGCCAATGGCCGGCACGCTCTTGATCACATGCTTGAGCAGCCCCGAGTACTTGGCCCGCGGGTCATCAAAGGTCAGGCCCGGGTTGACCACGGCAATGCCGGCTACGGGGTGCAGTGCTGCCACGCGCAGGGCCAGGGCGCCGCCCATGGACATGCCGGCGACAAAAACGGTGTCGCAGCGGGCGGCCAATTCCAGGTACGCGGCTTCGAAATCCCTGTACCAATGCTCCCAGGGTGTCTTGGATAATTCCTGCCAGGAGGTGCCGTGGCCCGCCAGCAGCGGCATGTTCACGGCAAAGCCGGCGTCGGCCAGGTGTTCGCTCCAGGCTCGCATGCTGACGGGGGAGCCGGTGAAGCCATGGCACACGGCCACACCCACCCGGGCCAGGTCTCCGCGTCCCTGAGAACGGAACGATGCCGGGGAAGCAAAAGATTGCGCCATGCTGGTGAGCCCTTCCTGCCGCTGTAATGTTTAGCTTTCACTAGACTACTGTTGTTAAGCCCACAGCGGGGCACAGCACTGAACCGGGATAGTTGGCCACCCGGCGCCACGAGGAGAAGCACCACCATGATCTATTGGGTATTGAAGAAGATTTTTCTTGGCCCTGTCCTTAAGGTGCTATTCCGGCCCTGGACGAAGGGCCTGGACAACCTGCCTGTGGATGGCCCCGCCGTGCTGGCCAGCAACCACCTGTCATTTTCCGATTCCATCTTCATGCCCTTGATGGTCCCGCGGCCCGTGGTGTTTTTGGCCAAGAGCGACTACTTCACCGGCCGCGGCATCAAGGGCCGGCTGACGGCCGCCTTCTTCAAGCTCACGAACCAGCTGCCCATGGACCGCTCCGGCGGCGCCGCCTCGGCAGGCTCCCTGGACACGGGCGTTGACGTGCTTAAAGGTGGCGGCCTGTTGGGCATTTATCCGGAGGGCACCCGCAGCCCCGACGGCAGGCTTTACCGCGGCAAGGTTGGCGTGGCCAAACTTGTCCTGAGCGCCAACGTTCCCGTCATCCCGGTCGCCATGATCGGCACCGACAAGGTCCAGCCCATCGGCCGGCGCATCCCCACCATCCGCCGCCTCGGTGTCATCTTTGGTGAACCCATGGACTTCAGCCGCTACCAGGGCATGGCCGATGACAGGTTCGTCCAGCGCTCCGTGACGGACGAGATCATGTACGAGCTCATGCGCCTTTCCGGCCAGGAATATGTGGACTCCTACGCCACCACTGTCAAGGACAAGATGGCCGCCGACAAGACTGGCAAAAACACGGCTGACGCCGTGCGGATCGACCCACAAGCGGTCATTGCCCCCGGCGCGGTGACCGTCATTGGTGCAAAAAAGGACGAGCCGAAGCCGGAAGGCGACGCTGACTAGGAGAGCGTCGTTGTCTCATGCAATGGACTGGTTAGTGGGGCGCCCCTTTCAGGGATAGGCTTAAGGGGTGACTGATCTAACTTTCAACGCTGCTCCCGCACCCGCTGCCGCAATCTCCGTCCCCGGTGCCGCCGTCTACCCAGGCCTTGACGACTGGCGCGAACTGACCATTGCGCAGCAGCCCACCTGGTCCGAGCACCCGTCCTTTGCCTCCACGGTCAAGGAGCTTTCCTCCGTCCCCCCGCTGGTGTTTGCCGGCGAGGTCGATGTGCTGCGTTCCCGCCTGGCCCAGGCCGCACAGGGTGAGGCCTTCCTGCTGCAGGGCGGTGACTGTGCCGAAACCTTCGAGGCCGCCACAGCCGACAAGATCAGCGCCCGCGTCAAGACCATCCTGCAGATGGCTGTCGTGCTGACCTATGGCGCCCAGTTGCCCGTCATCAAGATGGGGCGCATGGCCGGCCAGTTCGCCAAACCGCGTTCCTCCAATGATGAAACGCGCGACGGCGTGACCCTCCCGGCATACCGTGGAGACATCGTCAACGGGTTCGACTTCACCCCCGAATCCCGCCAGCACAACCCCGAGCGCATGCTCAAGGCGTACCACACCTCTGCTTCCACGCTGAACCTGATCCGCGCGTTCACGCAGGGCGGTTTCGCCGACCTGCGCAGCGTGCATGAATGGAACCGAGGCTTCACCTCCAACCCGGCGCACAGCCGCTACGAGCGCCTGGCCAAGGACATCGACAGTGCCATTAAGTTCATGGCGTCCTGCGGCGCAGACTTCGATGCGCTGAAGACCGTTGAGTTCTTTGCCAGCCACGAGGCCCTGCTGCTGGACTACGAGCGTGCACTGACCCGCATCGACTCACGCACCGGCCTGCCATACGACACCTCGGCACACTTCCTGTGGATCGGTGAACGCACCCGCGACCTCGACCAGGCCCACGTTGAGTTCCTCTCACGTGTCCGCAACCCCATCGGTGTGAAGCTTGGCCCCACCACGTCCCCCGACGACGCGCTGCGGCTGATCGAGAAGCTTGACCCGAACCGCGAGCCCGGCCGGCTGACGTTCATCACCCGGATGGGTGCGAAGAACATTCGTGAAAAGCTGCCGAACCTCGTCGAGAAGGTCACCGCCTCAGGTGCCCAGGTCCTCTGGGTCACCGACCCCATGCACGGGAACACCGTCACCTCACCCAACGGCTACAAGACCCGCAACTTTGACGATGTCATCGACGAGGTCCGCGGCTTCTTTGAGGTCCACCAGGGGCAAGGCACGTTCCCGGGCGGC
This genomic interval from Arthrobacter sp. PAMC 25486 contains the following:
- a CDS encoding carboxylesterase, which translates into the protein MAQSFASPASFRSQGRGDLARVGVAVCHGFTGSPVSMRAWSEHLADAGFAVNMPLLAGHGTSWQELSKTPWEHWYRDFEAAYLELAARCDTVFVAGMSMGGALALRVAALHPVAGIAVVNPGLTFDDPRAKYSGLLKHVIKSVPAIGDDIKVPGISEGAYTRTPVAAVHELSQLFTDTISLLPRITAPTVVFRSTVDHVVPDSSLEILQQRIGSTDVQVISLENSYHVATVDNDAPLIFSESADFFRRNLHAI
- a CDS encoding pyruvate carboxylase, translated to MFSKILVANRGEIAIRAFRASYELGAKTVAVYPYEDRTSIHRQKADEAYLIGEEGHPVRAYLDVAEVIRVAKEAGADAIYPGYGFLSENPDLAAAARDAGITFVGPPAEVLELTGNKVHAIDAARKAGIPVLESSEPSDDLAYLLGAAAKIGYPIFAKAVAGGGGRGMRRVEKAEDLEEALKAAMREADAAFGDATMFLEQAVLRPRHIEVQILADNEGNVIHLFERDCSLQRRHQKVVEIAPAPNLDENIRKALHSDAVKFAKAMGYVNAGTVEFLVDTVGERAGQHVFIEMNPRIQVEHTVTEEITDVDLVQAQLRIAAGETLADLGLSQDTVQVKGAALQCRITTEDPSNGFRPDVGKITTYRSAGGAGVRLDGGTIYAGAEISPHFDSMLVKLTCRGRDYASAVSRARRALAEFRIRGVSTNISFLQAVLADPAFNAGDVATSFIDERPELLNSHVSSDRGTKLLTWLAETTVNKPHGELAVLEDPARKLPAVDLADAPAGSRQQLAELGPVGFAAALRAQTAVAVTDTTFRDAHQSLLATRVRTRDLLAAGPAVSVLTPQLLSVEAWGGATYDVSLRFLGEDPWQRLAQLREALPNVCLQMLLRGRNTVGYTPYPAEVTDAFVAEAAASGIDIFRIFDALNDVDQMEPAIKAVRATGTAVAEVALCYTGDLLDPAETIYTLEYYLELAQRIVDAGAHILAIKDMAGVLRPAAAAKLVTALRERFDLPVHLHTHDTAGGQLATLMAAINAGVDAVDVASAALSGTTSQPSASALVAALAHTDRDTGIDLAAISSLEPYWEAVRRLYSPFESGLASPTGRVYQHEIPGGQLSNLRQQAIALGLGERFEEIEDMYTAADKILGHLVKVTPSSKVVGDLALHLVGIKADPADFEENPQNYDIPDSVVGFLGGELGTPPGGWPEPFRTKALQGRTVVDRMGTLTQADSEQLAGDSDTRRAALNRLLFAGPTKEFEAVRKTYGDVSVLDTRDYLFGLRRGVEHAIDLGKGVRLIAALETISEADEKGMRTVTCKLNGQSRPITVRDRSIESTVKATEKADESVPGQVAAPFAGAVSVKVAVGDVVEAGATIATIEAMKMEASITTPVGGTVSRLAVAGVAQVQGGDLLVVIS
- a CDS encoding class II 3-deoxy-7-phosphoheptulonate synthase, whose protein sequence is MTDLTFNAAPAPAAAISVPGAAVYPGLDDWRELTIAQQPTWSEHPSFASTVKELSSVPPLVFAGEVDVLRSRLAQAAQGEAFLLQGGDCAETFEAATADKISARVKTILQMAVVLTYGAQLPVIKMGRMAGQFAKPRSSNDETRDGVTLPAYRGDIVNGFDFTPESRQHNPERMLKAYHTSASTLNLIRAFTQGGFADLRSVHEWNRGFTSNPAHSRYERLAKDIDSAIKFMASCGADFDALKTVEFFASHEALLLDYERALTRIDSRTGLPYDTSAHFLWIGERTRDLDQAHVEFLSRVRNPIGVKLGPTTSPDDALRLIEKLDPNREPGRLTFITRMGAKNIREKLPNLVEKVTASGAQVLWVTDPMHGNTVTSPNGYKTRNFDDVIDEVRGFFEVHQGQGTFPGGLHVEMTGDDVAECLGGADPIDQEAFLTGYESVCDPRLNHKQSLEMAFLVSEELRKSV
- a CDS encoding long-chain fatty acid--CoA ligase, with amino-acid sequence MQEISVPAKVVSPRTMNTTDFVLRQAKLATNPALFARRNEDNVWVDVSAKEFHADVCAIAKGLIASGINVGDRVGIMARTRYEWALVDFAIWFAGAVSVPIYETSSPSQVAWNLGDSEAVGVFAETGSHENIIRQAAHNEALTTLAHVWQLEGDGLDVLREAGRDVADDTLEAARTANGLDDVATIIYTSGTTGRPKGCMLMHHNFVELSENALAVLGDSVVPPGSQTIMFLPMAHVFARYISVLAVAGGAKVGHTPDIKHLLEDLQSFKPTFILAVPRVFEKVYNSAALKAEGEGKGKIFAAATKTAVEYSRAVQDGKVGLGLKAKHFVFDKLVYVKLRNAMGGNVRHAVSGGGPLGERLGHFFQGIGLQILEGYGLTETTAPITVNRPERIKIGTVGAPLPGNAVKIADDGEILAKGVCVMKGYFGRDDLTAENFIDGWFRTGDIGELDDQGFLKITGRKKEIIVTSGGKNVVPALLEDQIRADAIVSQCVVIGEQRPFIAAIITIDEEALPQWGKAHGLLTGITVAEAAKHPNVIAAVQAAVTRANSSVSSAEAIKQFRIVDSDFTETSGHLTPSLKVKRAQVMKDFDAVVEEIYLSKKPA
- a CDS encoding ROK family glucokinase, whose protein sequence is MVLPFPAIHPATIDSAASGPVRGAQQPLAIGIDIGGTKVAAGVVNGDGEILAELRRSTPGRDARAVEQVIVELVAELAARHDIGAVGIGAAGWMDLAGDNVVFSPHLAWRDEPLRDTMETLLQRPVLISNDADAAAWAEWRFGAGRSHNRLIMLTLGTGIGGALMIDGRIERGSFGMAGEFGHQIIMPGGHRCECGNRGCWEQYASGNALGREGRELAKKQSPMAAGLLTAVGGRHKEITGNVVTELALAGEPTAMELVAEVGDWLGLGIANLAAALDPALFIVGGGLSAAGDLIFEPARRAFSRNLTGRGYRQEALITAAQLGPVAGLVGAADLARQRLTADADADA
- a CDS encoding 1-acyl-sn-glycerol-3-phosphate acyltransferase, with the protein product MIYWVLKKIFLGPVLKVLFRPWTKGLDNLPVDGPAVLASNHLSFSDSIFMPLMVPRPVVFLAKSDYFTGRGIKGRLTAAFFKLTNQLPMDRSGGAASAGSLDTGVDVLKGGGLLGIYPEGTRSPDGRLYRGKVGVAKLVLSANVPVIPVAMIGTDKVQPIGRRIPTIRRLGVIFGEPMDFSRYQGMADDRFVQRSVTDEIMYELMRLSGQEYVDSYATTVKDKMAADKTGKNTADAVRIDPQAVIAPGAVTVIGAKKDEPKPEGDAD